The DNA segment CGGTTTCAGCGTTTGAGCGGTGAGTTGATCGCCAAGCATGTGTTAAATCGTCCGGAATTTGAGGATTGTGCAATTTTGAAGCCGTATCGCAGGGATGAATTTGGCTGGCGTGCTTTAAATAAAGATTATTTCGCCTATGGTAAGCCTTGCTATGTTCCGGTGAAATATCCATATCTTAAGGATGTATTGGATGTAATTGAACTGACAGGCGGTATTTCTGTACTTGCCCATCCGGGAAAACTGCTGGTGCAGGAGCCGGAGCTGCTGCATGAGGCATTGCAATTAGGCGTACAGGGAATAGAGGTATTCCATCCGATGCATACAAAGAAGGAAATGGCAAGTCTGCTGAAGCTGGCTACTGACCGCAAGCTGCTCGTCAGTGCAGGAAGCGGCTTCTATAATATGGAAGGAATTACACGCATAGGAAGGTGTAATTGTCCAAAAGAAGCAGAAGGCTTAATCGATATGATGCTGCATGCACGTATGTAAGAAGGTAGAAAAGACAGAGCTCTTAGAGAGTGTTCTGTCTTTTTTTACTTTGCTTGTGGAATGGTCTTCGTGTTTTGTTTGTTTCTTTCATTTGCATTACTGTAAATCTGTTAAAGAAGGACTATTCCTTCACTTCACCTTTTCTATGCATCCAAAATGCTGTTTCTTTGTGTAAAATTGAATATGTATTGTATCATATCCATTCAAAGGAAGGCTGCTGATTTCTTATCCGGCATGCGCATTCAAAACAACAGACTTCATAAATATAGGGGGGAATTATCTGAACTGTAACACATAAACCCCAAGTCACATATAGCGGCACATCTTGATTATACATCAGGCTGTTTGTTCAGTTTGCATGAAAAAGCTAAATTCCCATGCAATACATTCAAATTAAGAAGGTTTAAGGTTTCCACTATTTACCCGATGCATAATGTATGCTATAAATAATATTGTTGAATACGGACACTTACCTGTATTGTGAACTGAAGATACGGAATAAATATACAATTTAAATAGCATATACATACATAAGCACGTATGCTAGTGGAACCACATCTACATACCGCTGGAAAGGGATATCTTATGAATACATACCTTGATGAAATGTTACGCAACGATAGCATACTAACAATCTTGATGAATGGCTTGGCAATTATTGTGATACTAACAATAGGTCTGCTTTCTTGGTTTAAAAAGCAGAAGAGATATGAGAAACGCTATCTTATTTGGGGCAGATTAAATCATATAGTATTGGCAGTTGTTCTTATCTGGATCATAACAACAAAGGGATATGACAGGCAGCTGGAATGTATGTTCCTTATGGCCTTTGTTATGCTTCTGTATCTGATGCTCTTAATAGCTCTGATTGGCAGCTTTGTGAAGGGTATTCATAAAAATCCTTTATGAAAAAAAAGGTGCACGGAGCTTCGAAGATATATGAAGTCATACGGTGAAATGACATATATTGGTTACTGGTAGATGCGGGAATACACGTCTGACAGGATCTATGATACAATAGCGCTGTAAAGTCCACGAAATTGGTCACATGCGGCTATGGCATTGTTGATCGATAACGAGGATAAAAGAAAAGAGGTATACTATGGAAGCAGCAATAAAAAGAGTAAGAAAGTTTGTAGAGGATCGGGATTGGGATCAGTTTCATACCCCGGATAATCTGGCGAAGTCTATCTGTATAGAGGCAGGGGAGCTGCTGGAATGCTTTCAATGGGAAGCGGAGAAGTATAATCATATCGCGGTATGTGAGGAGCTTGCCGATGTGATGATTTACAGTATGCAGCTGGCAGATAAGCTGCATGTGGATATGGAACAAATCATACTGGATAAAATGGAAAAGAATGAAAAGAAGTATCCTGTAGAAAAAGCCAGAGGAAACGCCGCAAAATACGATGCATATGAATAAGCAGGAGGCAGCTATGAAAAAACTGTATATATCTGCGGATATCGAAGGAATATGGGGAAATGGAGCATTTGCGCATACTGCAAAAAACGGCAGCGAATATGAGGAATATCGCACCCACATGATTGCGGAGGTGAATCTGCTGATTGACAAGCTGTTTACAGCAGGGGCAGAGGAGATTGTGGTGAATGACGGTCACGGCACTATGGATAATTTGAGCGCATCCCGGCTGGATCCGCGTGCCTGCCTGGTGGTAAGCAATGGAGCATATAAGGAATATGGTATGATGGAGGGGTTGGACGGCTCTTTTGACGGTGTATGTTTTATTGGCTATCACTGCCGTAGTAACACACATGGCGTTATGGCGCATACTATTTGGGGATCACTTGTTAGAAGCATTTCCGTTAATGGTGAGGAGCTTGGAGAAAGTGGAATCAATGCCCGTCTTGCCTGGGAATATGGTGTTCCTGTCGTGCTGGTCAGCGGGGATGATCTTCTAAAGGAGCAGTTAAAGGAAGAATTGCATATGCCGTTTGCTTATGTAGAAACCAAAAAGGCAATTTCCTCACAGTGTGCTCTTTCCTGCAGCTGGCAGATGCTGGAGGAACGCTATGAGCGCGCAGTTTCATCCATGGAAGCATTATGCGTGCAATCGCCTGCAGTGATAAAAAAACCATATACTGTGGACATCACCTTTCATCAGGAACGCAATGCAGATTTTGTTTCCCGTATGGATGGCGTTACCCGTATGTCTGATTGTATGGTACGCATACAGAAGAACAGCTATGATGAGGTATACCGGTATCTTCGCTTTGTTATTAAGGTAAGCAATGCATTTGCTTCCTAAATGCGTAAGAACACAGAGAATACAACGCTGTGAAACAGATATTTTTCTTAATCATTTAACAGCAAAGATACACACAAGGCTGAAGAAGATTGGTAGTGGAAGTCTTTCAGCGGCAAGAAATTATTTTACATGTAAAAAGCTCTCTATCAGACAGTACCGTTGTAGAGAGCTTTTTATTGTATGTGAACGTTTATCGCAGAGAGCCTGATGTAGCTGCTTTATGTTTTAGGTACAGCGTATTCAGTTCCTTTTGATAAAACAGAAGAAGGAAGAAAAGAGCCGCAAGACTTCCCTTTATAATAAAATACACGGCTGTTTTATAATCCCTGTAATAGATTAACAGTACTGCACTACAGGTCATTTGATAGCCAAACACGATAAGTGCAAGAAGCATGAGAATGATACTGCCATATCTGATATACGATTTCATAAACCTTTCCTCCTTATCCTGCCAGCTTAGGGGAATCATCAATTTCCTTCTTAAAGCGGAAGGTGATTCCGTCATCGGATTCATAAAGTCCTTTATAACGAATATTGTTTCTCATATAATCACCATCATTCCCCTGTCCGACAACTATATAGGTT comes from the Erysipelotrichaceae bacterium 66202529 genome and includes:
- a CDS encoding aminopeptidase, giving the protein MKKLYISADIEGIWGNGAFAHTAKNGSEYEEYRTHMIAEVNLLIDKLFTAGAEEIVVNDGHGTMDNLSASRLDPRACLVVSNGAYKEYGMMEGLDGSFDGVCFIGYHCRSNTHGVMAHTIWGSLVRSISVNGEELGESGINARLAWEYGVPVVLVSGDDLLKEQLKEELHMPFAYVETKKAISSQCALSCSWQMLEERYERAVSSMEALCVQSPAVIKKPYTVDITFHQERNADFVSRMDGVTRMSDCMVRIQKNSYDEVYRYLRFVIKVSNAFAS
- a CDS encoding nucleotide pyrophosphohydrolase, with translation MEAAIKRVRKFVEDRDWDQFHTPDNLAKSICIEAGELLECFQWEAEKYNHIAVCEELADVMIYSMQLADKLHVDMEQIILDKMEKNEKKYPVEKARGNAAKYDAYE